From Osmerus eperlanus chromosome 28, fOsmEpe2.1, whole genome shotgun sequence, the proteins below share one genomic window:
- the rflna gene encoding refilin-A, protein MVGHLHLQAMDDSLKGKNREGLLDSPDSGLPPSPSPPFYSLSPGLLESRSGSCTTPVENHGYYKKESKEGKLLPYLLLNATGTDPRARMYPVFFGESIEVNPKPEQKIKCNSQVKYDSDKHYRDQVYCAPVPTVTSYSETVVAVHNCTWRSFKSQVYLEPRQRPLHYQSTTIIYPKHAKNTYRTTLSYNATGSRRWFVSTVQLESSEDASPCIIYTEDL, encoded by the exons ATGGTGGGGCACCTACATTTACAAGCTATGGATGATAGTCTGAAAGGAAAGAATCGGGAAGGACTGCTTGACAGTCCGGATTCGGGATTACCACCAAGTCCAAGTCCGCCCTTCTATTCACTGTCTCCTGGTCTGCTCGAATCCCGCTCGGGGAGTTGTACGACTCCTGTTGAAAATCATGGATACTACAAAAAGGAGAGCAAGGAAGGCAAACTG CTGCCGTACCTCCTCCTGAACGCCACGGGGACGGACCCCAGGGCGCGCATGTACCCCGTCTTTTTTGGCGAGAGCATCGAGGTCAACCCCAAACCTGAGCAGAAAATCAA gtGCAACTCTCAGGTGAAGTACGACTCGGACAAACACTACCGGGACCAGGTGTACTGCGCTCCCGTTCCCACGGTGACCTCCTACAGCGAGACGGTGGTGGCGGTGCACAACTGCACCTGGCGTAGCTTCAAGTCGCAGGTGTACCTGGAGCCACGTCAGAGGCCCCTGCACTACCAGAGCACCACCATCATCTACCCCAAACACGCCAAGAACACGTATCGCACCACCCTCAGCTACAACGCCACGGGGTCCCGCCGCTGGTTTGTGTCCACGGTGCAGCTGGAGTCCAGCGAAGACGCCAGTCCTTGTATCATCTACACGGAGGACCTGTAG